One genomic window of Acidobacteriota bacterium includes the following:
- a CDS encoding AAA family ATPase → MNFEQELEVFLRSRFPLVCIVSPEEERVLEAVTGVCRKGNRPLVSWDAADFLLPLLGSFSPALPPKDPVSLLEVVDKAEGNVVFVLPDFHQCWHNQPRVIRKLKNLARKLQYTRKTLLVTLTTACVPDELRDEAVIVEFPPPGPPELAGIIDKLRETPGVRITPDAPTRDRLVQAALGLSCRQALRVFSKALVLDGSLDEKDIELVTAEKKQVIRQSGALEFFTPAEAIGDVGGLEILKQWLRMRERAFSPEAAAYGLPAPKGIALIGIPGTGKSLTAKMIAHLWRLPLIRLDVGALFGSLVGQSEENARRALRLAETVAPCIVWIDELEKAFASGGLDGGTSLRVLGTFLTWMQEKTRPAFIVATANKVELLPPELLRRGRFDEIFFLDLPTDVERKEIFGVHIRKRRRNPDAFDLDQLARLSEGYVGAEIEQAVIDAMYLAFNDAASPAREFTSADIAAAIGRLVPLSISQRETVEYLRSWLTEGRAQSASFLEVEEARKRFVQIQIEPFSKN, encoded by the coding sequence ATGAACTTCGAACAGGAACTGGAGGTCTTCCTCCGCTCGCGCTTTCCCCTGGTCTGCATCGTCTCGCCGGAAGAGGAGCGCGTGCTCGAAGCCGTCACCGGCGTCTGCCGGAAGGGGAACCGTCCCCTGGTGTCGTGGGACGCGGCCGACTTCCTCCTGCCCCTGCTGGGGAGCTTCTCCCCCGCCCTTCCGCCCAAGGACCCCGTCTCCCTGCTGGAGGTGGTGGACAAGGCCGAGGGCAACGTGGTCTTCGTCCTGCCCGACTTCCACCAGTGCTGGCACAACCAGCCCCGGGTCATCCGCAAGCTCAAGAACCTGGCCCGGAAACTCCAGTACACCCGAAAGACGCTGCTGGTGACCCTCACGACGGCCTGCGTCCCCGACGAACTCCGGGACGAGGCGGTGATCGTGGAGTTTCCCCCGCCTGGCCCGCCGGAGCTGGCCGGGATCATCGACAAGCTGCGCGAGACCCCCGGGGTCCGGATCACCCCGGACGCCCCGACGCGGGACCGGCTCGTCCAGGCCGCCTTGGGCCTGTCCTGCCGCCAGGCCCTGCGGGTTTTCTCCAAGGCCCTGGTGCTGGACGGTTCCCTGGACGAGAAGGACATCGAGCTGGTGACGGCCGAGAAGAAACAGGTGATCCGGCAGTCCGGCGCCCTGGAGTTCTTCACCCCCGCCGAGGCCATCGGGGACGTGGGGGGGCTCGAGATCCTCAAGCAGTGGCTCCGGATGCGGGAACGGGCCTTCTCGCCCGAGGCCGCCGCCTACGGCCTCCCCGCACCGAAGGGGATCGCGCTCATCGGCATCCCCGGAACGGGGAAGTCATTGACCGCCAAAATGATCGCCCATCTCTGGCGCCTGCCCCTCATCCGCCTGGACGTGGGAGCCCTTTTCGGGAGCCTGGTGGGGCAGTCCGAGGAGAACGCCCGCCGCGCCCTGCGCCTGGCGGAAACCGTCGCCCCCTGCATCGTCTGGATCGACGAGCTGGAGAAAGCCTTCGCGTCCGGCGGGCTCGACGGGGGCACCTCCCTTCGCGTCCTGGGGACTTTCCTCACCTGGATGCAGGAGAAGACCCGCCCCGCCTTCATCGTGGCCACCGCCAACAAGGTGGAGCTGCTCCCGCCCGAACTGCTCCGCCGCGGGCGCTTCGACGAGATCTTCTTCCTGGACCTCCCCACCGACGTCGAGCGGAAGGAGATCTTCGGGGTCCACATCCGAAAGCGCCGGCGAAACCCCGACGCCTTCGACCTGGATCAACTGGCCCGGCTCTCGGAAGGCTACGTGGGGGCGGAGATCGAGCAGGCCGTCATCGACGCCATGTACCTGGCCTTCAACGACGCGGCGTCCCCCGCCCGGGAGTTCACCTCGGCGGACATCGCCGCCGCCATCGGGCGGCTGGTCCCCCTGAGCATCTCCCAGCGGGAGACCGTGGAGTACCTCCGTTCCTGGCTGACGGAAGGGCGGGCACAGTCCGCCTCTTTCCTCGAGGTGGAGGAGGCGCGCAAGCGTTTCGTCCAGATCCAGATCGAACCGTTCAGCAAGAACTGA
- a CDS encoding DUF1257 domain-containing protein yields the protein MSQFTTLKTRFTRLDFLKKALNDLGLAWEEGDLMVRGFMGKTTPAQIRVSTRDPNYPIGFRRVGDTYEMVADWYYVKEHTPESLLKALSRRYAYHAALATLGAQNFSLVEEEVGPEEQVHLVLRRMVN from the coding sequence ATGTCGCAATTCACCACCCTCAAGACGCGGTTCACCCGACTGGATTTCCTGAAGAAAGCCCTGAACGACCTGGGCCTGGCCTGGGAGGAGGGAGACCTGATGGTCCGGGGCTTCATGGGGAAGACCACGCCCGCTCAGATCCGGGTTTCCACCCGCGACCCGAACTACCCCATCGGCTTCCGCCGGGTGGGCGACACCTACGAAATGGTGGCGGACTGGTACTACGTCAAGGAACACACCCCCGAGTCACTGCTCAAGGCCCTGTCCCGCCGGTACGCCTACCACGCCGCCCTGGCGACCCTCGGGGCGCAGAACTTCAGCCTCGTGGAGGAGGAGGTCGGGCCCGAGGAGCAGGTCCACCTGGTGCTCCGCCGCATGGTGAACTGA
- a CDS encoding DUF2997 domain-containing protein has product MSEIQELDVYINPDGTVRIEVRGAKGQGCLGITAPLEEALGGEVVHRELTAEYDEAPEYDGLSDPLTQKA; this is encoded by the coding sequence ATGAGCGAAATCCAGGAACTGGACGTCTACATCAACCCCGACGGAACGGTCCGCATCGAGGTCCGCGGAGCCAAGGGCCAGGGCTGCCTGGGGATCACTGCCCCCCTCGAGGAGGCTCTCGGCGGGGAGGTCGTCCATCGCGAACTCACCGCGGAGTACGACGAGGCGCCCGAATACGACGGGCTTTCCGACCCCCTCACGCAGAAGGCCTGA
- a CDS encoding type II toxin-antitoxin system prevent-host-death family antitoxin, translating into MIHVGTFEAKTRLSELLQKVSAGETVIITRHGHPVARLCPAAQSDLTSRAEVIRRIRENRRQWALGGISVRELIEEGRR; encoded by the coding sequence ATGATCCACGTTGGGACCTTCGAGGCAAAAACCCGCCTTTCCGAGTTGTTGCAGAAGGTTTCCGCCGGGGAAACGGTGATCATCACCCGGCATGGTCACCCGGTCGCCCGCCTTTGCCCGGCGGCCCAATCCGATCTGACCTCCCGGGCGGAGGTGATTCGGCGAATCCGGGAGAACCGCCGGCAATGGGCACTCGGGGGGATATCCGTCCGGGAGTTGATCGAGGAGGGGCGCCGGTGA
- a CDS encoding type II toxin-antitoxin system VapC family toxin codes for MGTRGDIRPGVDRGGAPVKEYVLDCSMTLCWCFEDEKTERSESLLDALEGGVTMVPSLWYFEVANALVVAERRGRISRAAAAAFLNLLSALPIVVDPESATHAWSGVITLAREHRLSAYDAAYLELALRRGSPLATRDQRLASAAETLGVPVLQ; via the coding sequence ATGGGCACTCGGGGGGATATCCGTCCGGGAGTTGATCGAGGAGGGGCGCCGGTGAAGGAGTACGTGTTGGACTGTTCCATGACCCTGTGCTGGTGTTTTGAAGATGAAAAGACCGAGAGATCGGAGTCGCTTCTCGATGCGTTGGAGGGCGGCGTCACGATGGTCCCCTCCTTGTGGTATTTCGAAGTGGCCAACGCCCTCGTTGTCGCCGAACGGCGAGGGCGAATCAGCCGGGCGGCCGCTGCCGCCTTTCTGAATCTGCTCAGCGCGTTACCGATCGTCGTGGACCCCGAGAGCGCAACCCATGCCTGGTCGGGTGTCATCACCCTGGCCCGTGAACATCGATTGTCCGCGTACGACGCGGCTTACCTGGAACTGGCCCTGAGAAGGGGGTCCCCTCTGGCCACGCGGGACCAGCGCCTTGCCTCGGCGGCTGAAACCCTCGGTGTCCCCGTCCTTCAGTGA
- a CDS encoding radical SAM protein, whose product MTTDSPRWLRVHAVMPRTRANGPGVRFGIWVQGCARCCPGCFNPETHDPAGGYPVDVGGLARQVIDASTATDDGAGAIEGVSVSGGEPLEQPEALMNFLADLRRETSLSVVLFSGYSREEIERLPHGPAILAMTDILVAGPYEEMRHFAHDLRGSENQAVHFLTDRYTPCDLEDLPDAEIVIAPDGTVTRSGF is encoded by the coding sequence ATGACGACCGATTCCCCGAGGTGGTTGAGGGTCCATGCCGTCATGCCCCGGACGCGGGCCAACGGGCCCGGGGTGCGGTTCGGCATCTGGGTGCAGGGGTGCGCACGGTGCTGCCCCGGCTGCTTCAACCCGGAGACCCACGACCCCGCCGGGGGGTATCCGGTGGACGTCGGGGGCCTCGCCCGGCAGGTCATCGACGCGTCAACGGCAACGGATGACGGGGCGGGGGCGATCGAGGGCGTCAGCGTCAGCGGCGGGGAACCCCTGGAGCAGCCCGAGGCCCTGATGAACTTCCTGGCAGACCTGCGGCGTGAAACAAGCCTTTCCGTGGTCCTCTTCTCCGGCTACTCTCGGGAGGAGATCGAACGGCTTCCCCACGGTCCGGCGATCCTCGCGATGACGGACATCCTGGTGGCGGGGCCGTACGAAGAGATGCGCCACTTCGCCCACGACCTCCGGGGCTCGGAAAACCAGGCCGTGCACTTCCTGACGGACCGATACACCCCCTGCGACCTGGAAGACCTGCCCGACGCCGAGATCGTCATCGCCCCCGACGGCACCGTCACCCGCAGCGGGTTCTGA
- a CDS encoding M20/M25/M40 family metallo-hydrolase gives MTRHVKNLAFIALAGLLISSLPAAPASSWDDLAALRGHRLVRVEKTSPEDLAKAGGRFLAYFTDGALLAAVSPEQGLRLTASGTPVTELDATISADDYWLIHGRGGRTADVFPFDVRVLFGQGREYLVSMSESRAMGLAEAGFELSRVTLDAKAVEPRAADRTLAGITYQDRVASLMSTVTSSDLYTLVANLSGVNSVSIGGSPYTLVSRYSLNTENITKATQYAYEYFQSLGYSPEYYNYTGAGSRNVICKKVGSTYPDQYVMICGHLDDMPSGATAPGADDNASGSAAVLLAAQLMKNATFDYSIIFALWAGEEQGLVGSGKYAQYAAGLGMQIKGVLNLDMIAWDSTGGPDIDIHSKASPAGCNALAQLLADVIATYGVSLTPSIIANGTTASDHASFWNQQYPAILAIESDADFCDYYHTVNDTLPTLNMTFFTQFVKASVGMLAHMAWIDPVELTGSALSAEGCTPANSAADPGETVTYAVTLKNKTATAFTNLTATLQATGGVTAPSGPVSYGAVAAGSSATRNFSFTVSPSVSCGGTVTMTLALQDGATNLPGVSATLVTGATQTALTENFDAVTAPTLPAGWSATVASGSATWATSSASANSAPNAAFIVDANVVTDSRLETPSIAISAGDQLTFWHKYAFEGSSWDGGVLEISIDGGAFTDILAAGGSFASGGYTATLSTGYSNPLGGRSAWCGDLAAFTQVKVNLPAAAAGKSVKFRFRLGCDSSSGDTGWYVDNLAVIRYVCCTSVPAAADPYDFNGDGYTDILWRNGTTGALGDWYVTPAGASAGPLTGTVSDGNWQVFGSGDFNSSGRADLVWRNVSTGDLAIWLMGASGYDSTVSLGSVDPGWRVLGAADLNANGNADLLWRNFNDGYLSVWLMSNTVSVLGSTFAGGISSMEWKAVGSGHFDNDGRADVLWWNATTGVLSIWFEDENGWQGDMSPGTVDTTWKITGIGDVDGNGIDDLLWRNATSGDLSVWFLNNGGTVSGTTFLGGIGDLNWKVKGVGFFNNDAYADILWRHAMSGDTVVWYLSGTGMIGDLYLGTVDPVWVTLNQGNFPGHTELP, from the coding sequence ATGACACGACACGTAAAGAACCTGGCTTTCATCGCCCTGGCGGGACTGCTGATCTCGTCCCTACCCGCCGCGCCCGCGTCGTCCTGGGACGACCTGGCGGCCCTGCGCGGCCACCGCCTGGTCCGCGTCGAAAAAACCTCCCCCGAAGATCTCGCCAAGGCCGGCGGCCGTTTCCTGGCCTACTTCACCGACGGGGCCCTCCTCGCGGCCGTGAGCCCCGAGCAGGGGCTCCGGCTCACCGCTTCCGGGACCCCCGTCACCGAGCTGGACGCGACCATCTCCGCGGACGACTACTGGCTGATCCACGGAAGAGGGGGGCGGACGGCGGACGTCTTCCCCTTCGACGTCCGGGTCCTCTTCGGCCAGGGGCGGGAGTACCTGGTCAGCATGAGCGAGTCCCGGGCCATGGGGCTGGCCGAAGCCGGCTTCGAGCTGTCGCGGGTCACCCTGGACGCGAAAGCCGTCGAGCCCCGGGCCGCGGACCGGACCCTGGCGGGGATCACCTACCAGGACCGGGTCGCCAGCCTGATGAGCACCGTCACGAGTTCCGACCTGTACACCCTCGTGGCCAACCTGAGCGGCGTGAATTCGGTCAGCATCGGCGGCTCGCCCTACACCCTGGTCTCGCGGTACTCCCTCAACACGGAGAACATCACCAAGGCCACCCAGTACGCCTACGAGTACTTCCAGTCCCTGGGGTACAGCCCGGAGTATTACAACTACACCGGCGCGGGGTCCCGCAACGTCATCTGCAAGAAGGTCGGGTCCACCTACCCGGACCAGTACGTCATGATCTGCGGCCACCTCGACGACATGCCTTCCGGCGCCACCGCCCCGGGCGCCGACGACAACGCCAGCGGGTCGGCCGCCGTCCTGCTGGCGGCCCAACTCATGAAGAACGCCACCTTCGACTACTCCATCATCTTCGCCCTCTGGGCCGGCGAGGAACAGGGCCTGGTGGGCAGCGGGAAATACGCCCAGTACGCCGCCGGCCTGGGCATGCAGATCAAGGGGGTCCTCAACCTCGACATGATCGCCTGGGATTCCACCGGCGGCCCGGACATCGACATCCACTCCAAGGCCTCCCCGGCGGGTTGCAATGCCCTCGCCCAGCTCCTGGCGGACGTGATCGCCACCTACGGGGTCAGCCTGACCCCCAGCATCATCGCCAACGGAACCACCGCCAGCGACCACGCCTCGTTCTGGAACCAGCAGTACCCCGCCATCCTGGCCATCGAGAGCGACGCCGACTTCTGCGACTACTACCACACCGTCAACGACACGCTCCCCACCCTCAACATGACCTTCTTCACCCAGTTCGTGAAAGCCTCCGTGGGGATGCTGGCCCACATGGCCTGGATCGACCCGGTGGAACTGACGGGCAGCGCCCTGTCCGCCGAGGGGTGCACGCCGGCCAACTCCGCCGCCGACCCGGGCGAGACCGTGACCTACGCCGTCACCCTCAAGAACAAGACCGCCACGGCCTTCACCAACCTGACGGCCACCCTCCAGGCCACCGGCGGCGTGACCGCCCCGTCGGGGCCGGTGTCTTACGGCGCCGTCGCCGCGGGGAGCAGCGCGACGCGAAACTTCTCGTTCACCGTATCCCCCTCCGTGAGCTGCGGAGGGACCGTGACCATGACCCTGGCGCTCCAGGACGGCGCCACGAACCTCCCCGGCGTTTCCGCCACCCTGGTGACCGGCGCCACCCAGACGGCCCTCACGGAGAATTTCGACGCCGTGACGGCGCCGACGCTCCCCGCGGGCTGGTCCGCCACGGTCGCGTCGGGGTCCGCCACGTGGGCGACGTCGAGCGCGTCCGCGAACTCCGCACCCAACGCGGCCTTCATCGTGGACGCCAACGTCGTGACCGACAGCCGGCTCGAGACGCCCTCGATCGCCATCAGTGCCGGGGACCAGCTGACCTTCTGGCACAAGTACGCCTTCGAGGGCTCCAGCTGGGACGGCGGCGTCCTGGAGATCTCCATCGACGGCGGCGCCTTCACGGACATCCTGGCGGCCGGCGGCTCCTTCGCCTCGGGCGGGTACACCGCGACCCTCTCCACCGGTTACTCCAACCCGCTGGGCGGCCGCTCCGCGTGGTGCGGCGACCTTGCCGCCTTCACCCAGGTCAAGGTGAACCTTCCCGCCGCCGCGGCGGGCAAGAGCGTGAAGTTCCGCTTTCGCCTCGGCTGCGACTCCTCCTCCGGTGACACCGGATGGTATGTCGACAACCTCGCGGTGATCCGCTACGTCTGCTGCACCTCCGTGCCCGCGGCGGCGGACCCCTACGACTTCAACGGCGACGGTTACACCGACATCCTGTGGCGCAACGGCACCACGGGCGCCCTGGGCGACTGGTACGTCACCCCGGCCGGCGCTTCGGCGGGCCCCCTCACCGGAACCGTGAGCGACGGCAACTGGCAGGTCTTCGGCTCCGGCGACTTCAACAGCAGCGGCCGCGCCGACCTCGTCTGGCGCAACGTTTCCACCGGCGACCTGGCCATCTGGCTCATGGGCGCCTCCGGTTACGACAGCACCGTCTCCCTGGGTTCCGTGGACCCGGGCTGGCGGGTGCTCGGCGCCGCGGACCTCAACGCCAACGGCAACGCCGACCTCCTGTGGCGCAACTTCAACGACGGGTACCTGTCGGTGTGGCTGATGTCCAACACGGTGAGCGTGCTGGGCTCCACCTTCGCGGGCGGGATCAGCTCCATGGAGTGGAAGGCGGTGGGTTCCGGCCACTTCGACAACGACGGGCGGGCCGACGTGCTGTGGTGGAACGCCACCACGGGCGTGCTGTCCATCTGGTTCGAGGACGAGAACGGCTGGCAGGGCGACATGTCGCCGGGAACCGTGGACACGACGTGGAAGATCACGGGGATCGGCGACGTGGACGGCAACGGGATCGACGACCTCCTGTGGCGCAACGCCACGTCGGGCGATCTCTCGGTGTGGTTCCTGAACAACGGCGGGACGGTGTCCGGGACGACGTTCCTGGGCGGGATCGGTGACCTGAACTGGAAGGTGAAGGGCGTGGGCTTCTTCAACAACGACGCCTACGCGGACATCCTGTGGCGCCACGCCATGTCGGGCGACACGGTGGTCTGGTACCTTTCCGGGACGGGGATGATCGGGGACCTGTACCTCGGCACCGTGGACCCAGTGTGGGTGACCCTCAACCAGGGGAACTTCCCCGGCCACACCGAGCTGCCGTAA